A region from the bacterium BMS3Abin08 genome encodes:
- the rpsI gene encoding 30S ribosomal protein S9: MGEITYQATGRRKTSVARVILRPGSGKIEVNRKEVGRYFPRETLQMIVRQPLELVGMHNKLDVKASVKGGGLSGQAGAVRHGIARALTVVDSDLRPKLKKEGLLTRDPRMKERKKYGLAGARKRFQFSKR; the protein is encoded by the coding sequence ATGGGAGAGATTACATATCAGGCTACCGGGAGAAGAAAGACATCGGTTGCCCGTGTCATTCTGAGGCCCGGTAGTGGAAAGATCGAGGTAAACAGGAAGGAAGTCGGGCGGTATTTCCCCCGTGAAACCCTGCAGATGATTGTTCGTCAGCCCCTTGAGCTTGTGGGTATGCATAACAAGCTGGATGTCAAAGCCAGTGTAAAAGGTGGCGGGCTTTCAGGCCAGGCAGGAGCCGTAAGACATGGTATAGCAAGGGCTCTTACGGTTGTCGACAGTGATCTCAGGCCGAAGCTCAAGAAGGAGGGTTTGCTGACAAGAGACCCGAGGATGAAGGAGAGGAAGAAGTACGGTCTTGCAGGTGCAAGGAAGAGGTTCCAGTTTTCCAAACGTTAA
- the argC gene encoding N-acetyl-gamma-glutamyl-phosphate reductase: MLKVGICGGSGYTGSELVRILLSHPGVRITVITSERSRGRRVSSLFPHLEGLTGLSYESLIPGKIIKKADFFFMALPHAASQEAVSFFYKSGKHVCDLSADYRLKDPRVYETWYGVRHEHRTVLKRSVYGLPEVYRSRIRRARLVANPGCFPTGAILGIYPLAKKGLVDPDSFVVDSKSGTSGAGRKADTSLSFCEVNESFRAYAIATHRHTPEIEQEVSRVAGRPVRVDFTPHLLPVNRGILTTIYSRLTGKYTTEELLILYRKTFGKEPFVRVLDEGRFPDIRNVRGSNFCDVGLKVNERTGTVIVVTAIDNLVKGASGQAVQNMNIMMGFEETSGLNHTPALP, translated from the coding sequence GTGCTTAAAGTCGGAATATGTGGCGGAAGTGGATACACCGGTAGTGAACTGGTTCGCATCCTCCTGTCTCACCCCGGCGTCAGGATTACAGTAATTACCTCTGAACGCTCCCGGGGAAGGCGTGTCAGTTCCCTCTTTCCCCACTTGGAGGGGTTAACCGGCCTGTCTTATGAATCGCTCATTCCCGGGAAGATCATCAAAAAGGCTGATTTCTTCTTCATGGCCCTCCCGCATGCAGCTTCCCAGGAAGCCGTTAGTTTCTTTTACAAATCGGGAAAACATGTTTGTGACCTTTCTGCAGATTACCGGCTGAAGGACCCCCGCGTATATGAGACGTGGTACGGTGTGAGGCATGAACACAGGACGGTGCTTAAAAGATCGGTCTACGGGCTTCCTGAAGTTTACAGGAGCCGGATCAGAAGAGCCCGGCTGGTTGCCAATCCGGGGTGTTTTCCAACAGGTGCGATCCTCGGTATATATCCCCTGGCCAAAAAGGGCCTCGTTGATCCCGACAGTTTTGTTGTGGATTCAAAGTCGGGTACCTCAGGTGCAGGCAGAAAGGCGGATACCTCCCTGTCTTTCTGTGAGGTGAATGAGTCCTTCAGGGCCTATGCCATTGCAACTCACAGACATACCCCCGAGATAGAACAGGAGGTCTCCAGGGTTGCCGGTAGACCGGTAAGGGTAGACTTCACGCCCCATCTTTTGCCGGTGAACAGGGGGATACTTACCACGATTTATTCCAGACTCACCGGGAAGTATACTACGGAAGAACTTTTGATACTCTACAGAAAGACCTTCGGGAAGGAGCCCTTTGTGCGGGTTCTCGATGAAGGGCGGTTCCCCGATATAAGGAATGTGAGAGGTTCAAACTTCTGTGACGTTGGACTGAAAGTGAATGAAAGGACAGGAACGGTGATTGTTGTTACGGCTATTGATAATCTCGTAAAGGGTGCATCGGGCCAGGCGGTGCAGAATATGAATATTATGATGGGGTTTGAAGAGACCTCGGGGCTGAATCATACACCGGCATTGCCTTAG
- the mec gene encoding cysO-cysteine peptidase, giving the protein MIEHALEGSPEEVCGIVGGNDDRAEEIFRMTNVEHSPVSYFMDSMEQFQVMKDLREKNLKMVAIYHSHPEAEAYPSSKDVSLAFYDDAAYIIISLIHDKPVVRAFMIREGRIDEVRIVG; this is encoded by the coding sequence ATGATAGAGCACGCCCTTGAGGGGTCGCCCGAAGAGGTGTGCGGGATTGTAGGGGGCAACGACGACAGGGCGGAAGAGATCTTCAGAATGACAAACGTCGAGCATTCCCCTGTAAGTTATTTTATGGACTCAATGGAGCAGTTTCAGGTGATGAAGGACCTCAGGGAAAAGAACCTCAAAATGGTTGCCATCTATCACTCCCATCCCGAAGCCGAGGCATACCCCTCTTCAAAGGATGTGAGTCTTGCCTTTTATGATGACGCCGCTTATATTATTATCAGTCTTATCCATGATAAACCGGTTGTAAGGGCCTTTATGATAAGAGAAGGGCGGATTGATGAGGTAAGGATCGTCGGGTAA
- the rplM gene encoding 50S ribosomal protein L13, giving the protein MTVFAKKGEVERTWYVVDASDRVLGRLATRIASYLRGKHKPQFTPNADTGDFIIVVNAEKIRLTGNKLEQKVYYHHTGYPGGIKAETAKKRLDRRPEEVIKVAVRGMLPKNRLGRTMLKKLKVYRGPEHPHHSQQPKTIDL; this is encoded by the coding sequence ATGACTGTTTTTGCCAAAAAAGGTGAGGTTGAAAGAACCTGGTATGTCGTTGATGCCTCAGACAGGGTCCTTGGCAGGCTTGCCACAAGGATAGCCTCATATTTGAGGGGTAAACATAAACCCCAGTTCACTCCAAATGCCGATACGGGAGATTTTATAATAGTCGTAAATGCCGAGAAAATCAGACTTACAGGGAATAAGCTTGAACAGAAGGTCTACTATCACCATACCGGCTACCCCGGTGGTATAAAGGCGGAAACGGCAAAGAAAAGGCTGGACAGGAGGCCTGAAGAGGTGATCAAGGTTGCTGTCCGGGGTATGCTGCCGAAGAACAGGCTTGGCAGAACGATGCTGAAGAAACTGAAGGTCTACCGCGGCCCGGAGCATCCTCATCATTCACAGCAACCTAAAACAATAGATTTATAA
- the ilvI gene encoding acetolactate synthase isozyme 3 large subunit yields MKLTGSEILIECLKKEGVNQLFAYPGGVVLDIFDFLYDEKDIKVILTRHEQAAVHAADGYARVTGKAGVALVTSGPGATNTVTGLATAYMDSIPVVVISGQVPTKLIGNDAFQEADIVGITRPCTKHNYLVKDVRDLARIIREAFHIATTGRPGPVLIDLPRDVTGAKATFRWPEQVKLRSYNPKYEGNKWMIKKAAQAILKAKKPVIIAGGGVISSNASKELKILAELAEIPVIMTLMGLGAFPGTHKLSLGMPGMHGSYYANKAIQSSDLLIATGMRFDDRVTGRLRDFASNAKIIHIDIDPTSIRKNVPVDIPIVGDAKKVLKILAEVLRQEEKPQWEAIRKSWLKEIDAWKKERPLTYTFSESVIKPQYVVEKLYALTKGNAIISTEVGQNQMWAAQFFKFEKPRTWLSSGGLGTMGYGFPAAMGAQLAFPNKTVIDIAGDGSIQMNIQELATCVVYNIPVKVAILNNHYLGMVRQWQELFYNERYSCSHLDVVPDFVKVAEAYGAVGLRAEKPSEVEPVIKEALKVKDKPVFMDFLIEWKEKVYPMVPAGAAIDEMIFGEEAETKEKKLRAVK; encoded by the coding sequence ATGAAACTGACAGGGTCGGAAATACTAATTGAGTGTCTCAAAAAGGAGGGGGTCAACCAGCTCTTCGCTTATCCCGGCGGGGTTGTCCTCGACATCTTCGACTTCCTCTATGACGAAAAGGATATCAAGGTCATACTTACAAGACATGAACAGGCTGCAGTCCATGCTGCAGACGGCTATGCACGGGTTACGGGAAAAGCAGGCGTTGCCCTGGTAACCTCCGGCCCTGGTGCAACCAACACAGTGACCGGTCTTGCAACCGCATACATGGACTCCATCCCCGTAGTGGTTATATCGGGACAGGTACCCACAAAGCTGATCGGGAACGACGCCTTTCAGGAGGCCGACATAGTAGGGATAACAAGGCCCTGCACAAAACACAATTATCTTGTAAAAGATGTCCGGGATCTTGCGAGAATCATACGTGAGGCATTCCACATCGCAACAACAGGCCGTCCGGGACCGGTGCTCATAGACCTCCCACGGGATGTCACGGGAGCCAAGGCCACCTTCAGGTGGCCGGAGCAGGTGAAACTCAGGAGTTACAATCCGAAATATGAAGGCAACAAATGGATGATCAAGAAGGCAGCTCAGGCAATCCTGAAGGCAAAGAAACCGGTTATCATCGCCGGTGGAGGTGTCATCTCCTCAAATGCAAGCAAGGAGCTGAAGATCCTTGCCGAGTTAGCGGAAATACCCGTTATCATGACCCTTATGGGACTTGGTGCATTCCCCGGTACCCACAAACTCTCTCTCGGCATGCCGGGAATGCATGGATCATACTATGCAAACAAGGCTATCCAGTCATCCGACCTGTTGATAGCAACCGGGATGAGGTTTGATGACCGTGTAACCGGAAGGTTGCGGGATTTTGCCAGCAATGCCAAGATCATACACATAGACATAGACCCGACCTCTATCAGGAAGAACGTGCCCGTTGATATACCGATCGTGGGTGATGCAAAGAAGGTACTGAAGATCCTTGCCGAGGTCCTCAGGCAGGAAGAAAAACCTCAGTGGGAGGCAATCCGGAAATCATGGCTTAAGGAGATAGACGCCTGGAAAAAGGAACGGCCTTTAACGTATACCTTCAGTGAATCCGTTATAAAGCCCCAGTATGTTGTGGAGAAGCTCTATGCCCTAACAAAGGGCAACGCAATAATATCAACGGAGGTTGGACAGAACCAGATGTGGGCAGCGCAGTTTTTCAAGTTTGAAAAACCGAGGACATGGCTCAGTTCAGGGGGCCTTGGCACAATGGGATACGGCTTCCCCGCTGCCATGGGAGCGCAGCTCGCCTTTCCCAACAAGACAGTCATAGATATAGCTGGAGACGGGAGCATCCAGATGAATATTCAGGAACTGGCAACCTGTGTGGTTTATAACATACCGGTCAAGGTCGCAATACTGAACAACCACTACCTCGGCATGGTAAGACAGTGGCAGGAGCTTTTCTACAATGAGAGATATTCATGCAGTCATCTTGATGTCGTCCCTGATTTTGTAAAGGTTGCAGAGGCCTATGGCGCAGTGGGATTACGTGCGGAAAAGCCCTCTGAGGTCGAACCCGTTATCAAGGAGGCGCTGAAGGTGAAGGACAAGCCGGTATTTATGGATTTTCTCATAGAATGGAAGGAAAAGGTCTACCCTATGGTCCCGGCCGGTGCCGCCATTGATGAGATGATCTTTGGTGAAGAGGCGGAAACAAAGGAAAAGAAACTACGGGCTGTAAAATAG
- the ubiA gene encoding 4-hydroxybenzoate octaprenyltransferase — protein sequence MLKRAVLYLRMIRFSHSVFALPFAFTAALLAADGIPSLKKILWIAVAMVGGRSSAMGLNRIIDRKMDALNPRTSKREIPSGKIGLTEAFLFTLISTGVFIFAAYMLNPLCLKLSPFALAFFVLYPYTKRFTWLSHIVLGISISGATIGAWIAVRDSFNLKIIPMALAVVFWLAGFDILYALQDMDFDRASGLYSVPQRFGIRNSIRLSRISHILTWLLLLSTSYIFNLGVLFYSGIFIAGGLLLYEHSLIKTDDLSRLNMAFFNMNGYISVTVFIFTLLDILL from the coding sequence ATGTTGAAAAGGGCTGTCCTCTACCTGAGAATGATCAGGTTCTCACATTCCGTCTTTGCCCTCCCCTTTGCTTTCACAGCAGCACTGCTTGCAGCGGACGGGATACCTTCCCTGAAAAAGATCCTCTGGATCGCCGTTGCAATGGTAGGTGGACGCTCCTCTGCCATGGGGCTTAACAGGATTATCGACCGCAAGATGGACGCCCTGAATCCAAGGACTTCAAAGCGGGAGATCCCTTCAGGCAAGATCGGGCTGACCGAGGCCTTCCTCTTTACTCTTATATCTACCGGCGTATTCATCTTTGCAGCGTATATGCTGAACCCCCTCTGCCTTAAGCTGTCTCCCTTTGCGCTGGCCTTTTTTGTTTTATACCCATACACAAAGAGGTTCACATGGCTCAGTCATATCGTACTCGGCATCTCCATTTCAGGTGCAACAATTGGGGCATGGATAGCGGTAAGGGACAGCTTCAACCTAAAAATAATACCCATGGCCCTTGCAGTTGTTTTCTGGCTGGCAGGGTTCGACATACTTTACGCCCTGCAGGATATGGATTTCGACAGGGCATCAGGTCTTTACTCGGTGCCGCAGCGTTTTGGCATCAGGAACTCAATCCGTCTATCAAGGATTTCCCATATTCTCACATGGCTACTGCTGTTATCGACGTCTTATATCTTCAACCTCGGCGTCCTCTTTTATTCAGGCATTTTCATCGCCGGCGGACTGCTGCTCTATGAACACTCCCTCATAAAAACGGATGACTTAAGCAGGCTGAACATGGCGTTTTTTAACATGAACGGCTATATCAGTGTAACGGTCTTTATCTTTACCCTCCTGGACATCCTGTTATGA
- the ilvH gene encoding acetolactate synthase isozyme 3 small subunit: MRHTISILVENKFGVLSRVAGLFSGRGYNIESLSVGETTDPQISLMTIVTSGDDQIIEQITKQLNKLIDIIKVVDLTEVDHVEREMVLVKVAPRQEDKAEVLRLTEIFRGRVIDSSPKTYTVEITGDEKKIAAFTELLRPFGIKEFVRTGNVAIAREGIKKEK; this comes from the coding sequence ATGAGACATACAATAAGCATACTTGTGGAGAACAAATTCGGTGTTCTGTCGAGGGTTGCGGGACTCTTCAGTGGAAGAGGATATAACATCGAAAGCCTCTCAGTCGGCGAAACCACTGATCCGCAGATATCACTCATGACTATAGTTACCTCGGGTGACGACCAGATCATCGAACAGATAACCAAGCAGTTGAACAAGCTGATAGATATAATAAAGGTGGTTGACCTTACCGAGGTGGACCATGTTGAACGGGAGATGGTCCTTGTAAAAGTAGCACCCAGGCAGGAGGACAAGGCCGAGGTGTTACGCCTTACAGAGATCTTCCGTGGCAGGGTGATTGACTCCAGCCCCAAGACCTATACCGTTGAGATTACCGGAGATGAGAAAAAGATAGCTGCCTTCACAGAGCTTCTCAGGCCCTTTGGGATCAAGGAGTTTGTCAGGACCGGAAATGTTGCCATTGCCCGTGAAGGGATCAAGAAGGAGAAGTAA